From a region of the Corallococcus coralloides DSM 2259 genome:
- a CDS encoding ferritin-like domain-containing protein, whose translation MVPVPDFVELRRYSYTSQFVADTSKPRHPNGGQPARLEQKRIPGFTPVLSTGNACETAANKEACTEALQSLDDGGMKGFGGDCNGAALSTCTAHYVVTTRGDDVRIYRTRDSIRQVLGTIDREEEAAFLAFAAGHSVCASTEIPSSVGVNPDEGFTVLVEQGLDCDAKQAWMSRKPVRISSSGEVVEHKAFKVKYGDTGCYPGRRPVGLQESRAESHEDARGTWFANAARLEAASIHAFLRLREELALHGAGQALQDAAFASAEDEVRHAEVTTRLARRFGAEPPEPSVADVPLRSLREVLLDNAVEGCVRETYSALLAHHQALHAEDAEIREAMVRIAEDETRHAGLSWDIDAWATPRLSEEERAGLREARRQALAVLRAEMAVPLDPELTADAGLPSPAVAAALLDSLEQSLWT comes from the coding sequence ATGGTTCCCGTGCCGGACTTCGTCGAGTTGAGGCGGTATTCGTACACCTCGCAGTTCGTCGCCGACACATCCAAGCCTCGACATCCGAATGGAGGGCAACCCGCCCGCCTCGAGCAGAAGCGGATTCCCGGCTTCACGCCCGTCCTCTCCACGGGAAACGCTTGCGAGACGGCCGCCAACAAGGAGGCCTGTACGGAAGCCCTCCAGTCGCTGGACGACGGAGGCATGAAAGGCTTTGGAGGTGACTGTAATGGCGCCGCCCTTTCGACATGTACTGCCCATTACGTGGTGACCACCCGGGGCGACGACGTGAGGATCTACAGGACGAGGGATTCGATCAGGCAGGTGCTGGGCACCATCGACCGGGAGGAGGAGGCCGCATTCCTGGCATTCGCGGCCGGCCACTCTGTCTGCGCCTCTACCGAGATCCCCTCATCGGTCGGCGTCAATCCCGACGAGGGCTTCACGGTCCTGGTGGAGCAGGGCCTTGATTGTGACGCGAAGCAGGCATGGATGTCTCGGAAGCCGGTGCGGATCTCATCCTCGGGAGAGGTGGTCGAGCACAAAGCCTTCAAGGTCAAGTACGGCGACACGGGCTGCTACCCCGGCAGAAGGCCCGTGGGGCTCCAGGAGTCACGGGCTGAAAGCCACGAGGACGCCCGGGGCACCTGGTTCGCCAATGCCGCTCGTCTGGAGGCTGCGTCCATCCACGCCTTCCTGCGCCTGCGCGAGGAACTGGCCCTGCACGGTGCGGGTCAGGCATTGCAGGACGCGGCGTTCGCCAGCGCGGAGGACGAGGTCCGGCACGCGGAGGTCACCACCCGGCTCGCGCGTCGCTTCGGGGCCGAGCCTCCTGAGCCCTCCGTGGCCGACGTGCCGTTGAGGTCCTTGCGCGAGGTGCTGCTCGACAACGCCGTGGAGGGGTGCGTGCGGGAGACCTACAGCGCGCTGCTGGCCCACCATCAGGCGCTGCACGCGGAGGATGCGGAGATCCGCGAAGCCATGGTGCGTATCGCGGAGGACGAGACGCGCCACGCGGGCCTGTCCTGGGACATCGACGCGTGGGCCACGCCCAGGCTGTCCGAGGAGGAACGCGCCGGCCTTCGGGAGGCCCGGCGGCAGGCGCTGGCCGTGCTGCGCGCGGAGATGGCCGTGCCGCTCGACCCCGAGCTCACCGCCGACGCCGGGCTGCCATCGCCCGCAGTCGCGGCGGCGCTGCTCGACTCGTTGGAGC
- a CDS encoding hydroxymethylglutaryl-CoA synthase family protein, whose translation MKKRVGIEALAVAVPRRYVDIEDLARARGVDPAKFTAGLGAKEMAVNDPGEDSVSLAATAAARLIQQQGVDTSKLGMLVVGTETGVDHSKPIASHVHGLLKLPRGMRTFDSQHACYGGTAGLMAAVEWIASGAAAGRSALVVCTDIARYGLKTAGEPTQGGGAVALLVSETPDLLAVDVGLNGVSTADVYDFWRPVGRREALVDGHYSITCYLDAMAGAYRGWRERAMEQGLVRWDSKLPSEQLSRILYHVPFCKMARKAHAQVRLCDLEDSGSGPATPEARDEAAKSQASYDAQVAKSLGLNARVGNVYTASLYLALAGQLHAEGAALAGQRIGLLSYGSGSCAEFYSGVVGEKAAERMARADLDTVLAKRERVSIEEYERLMNLPYDAPEAIAPEPGTFRLAEIHEFRRKYAGA comes from the coding sequence ATGAAGAAGCGGGTTGGAATCGAAGCGCTGGCGGTGGCGGTCCCCCGGCGGTACGTGGACATCGAGGACCTGGCGCGGGCGCGCGGCGTGGACCCGGCGAAGTTCACCGCAGGCCTGGGCGCGAAGGAGATGGCGGTCAACGACCCGGGTGAGGACTCCGTGTCGCTGGCGGCCACGGCGGCCGCGCGCCTCATCCAGCAGCAGGGCGTGGACACGTCCAAGCTGGGCATGCTGGTGGTGGGCACGGAGACGGGCGTGGACCATTCCAAGCCCATCGCGTCGCACGTGCACGGCCTCTTGAAGCTGCCGCGCGGCATGCGCACGTTCGACTCGCAGCACGCGTGCTACGGCGGCACGGCGGGCCTGATGGCGGCGGTGGAGTGGATTGCGTCCGGCGCCGCCGCGGGCCGCTCCGCGCTGGTGGTGTGCACGGACATCGCGCGCTACGGCCTGAAGACGGCGGGCGAGCCCACGCAGGGCGGCGGCGCGGTGGCGCTGCTGGTGTCGGAGACGCCGGACCTCTTGGCGGTGGACGTGGGGCTCAACGGCGTGAGCACCGCGGACGTGTACGACTTCTGGCGACCGGTGGGCCGGCGCGAGGCGCTGGTGGACGGGCACTACTCCATCACCTGCTACCTGGACGCCATGGCGGGCGCGTACCGGGGCTGGCGCGAGCGCGCCATGGAGCAGGGCCTGGTGCGCTGGGATTCGAAGCTGCCCAGCGAGCAGCTCTCGCGCATCCTCTACCACGTGCCCTTCTGCAAGATGGCGCGCAAGGCGCACGCGCAGGTGCGGCTGTGCGACCTGGAGGACTCGGGCAGCGGGCCGGCCACGCCCGAGGCGCGCGACGAGGCCGCTAAGTCTCAGGCCAGCTACGACGCGCAGGTGGCGAAGTCGCTGGGGCTGAACGCGCGGGTGGGCAACGTCTACACGGCGTCGCTGTACCTGGCGCTCGCGGGCCAGCTGCACGCGGAGGGCGCGGCGCTGGCGGGTCAGCGCATTGGCCTCTTGTCCTACGGCAGCGGCTCCTGCGCGGAGTTCTACTCCGGGGTCGTAGGGGAGAAGGCCGCGGAGCGCATGGCCCGCGCGGACCTGGACACGGTGCTGGCGAAGCGCGAGCGCGTGTCGATTGAGGAGTACGAGCGGCTGATGAACCTGCCCTACGACGCGCCGGAGGCGATTGCCCCGGAGCCGGGCACGTTCCGGCTGGCGGAGATCCACGAGTTCCGCCGCAAGTACGCGGGCGCGTAG
- a CDS encoding zinc-binding dehydrogenase, translated as MEAVVLRQFGSAENLRLETVPVPRPGKGEVLLKVHACGVCYHDVINRRGNLPRTHVPAILGHEAAGEVVEVGPDTVGWKVGDRAATLQRMSCGECALCLSGRNSLCKTDNRFFGEELQGGYAQFMVAPVRGLGRVPSDLPWAVAATVCCTLGTAVHTLRTRAKVKAGETVLITGASGGVGLAAVQLAKVDGARVIAITSGEAKVAALKEAGADEVIVSRGLDFGSEARKRTQGQGVDVAVEIVGSATFDQTLKAMAPGGRVVVVGNLESGVVNLNPGLVIVKELEILGAYATTREELDESLRLTAKGLIRPFVSEEVALADASRAHFRLENREVAGRLVLVPPAA; from the coding sequence ATGGAAGCTGTCGTTCTTCGCCAGTTCGGGAGTGCAGAGAACCTGCGTCTGGAGACCGTGCCGGTTCCCCGGCCGGGCAAGGGCGAGGTGCTGCTGAAGGTCCACGCGTGCGGCGTCTGCTACCACGACGTCATCAACCGCCGCGGCAACCTGCCTCGCACGCACGTGCCCGCCATCCTGGGGCACGAGGCCGCGGGCGAGGTGGTGGAGGTGGGCCCGGACACGGTGGGCTGGAAGGTGGGCGACCGCGCGGCGACGCTGCAGCGCATGTCCTGCGGCGAGTGCGCGCTGTGCCTCTCCGGCCGCAACAGCCTGTGCAAGACGGACAATCGCTTCTTCGGCGAGGAGCTCCAGGGCGGCTACGCGCAGTTCATGGTGGCCCCGGTGCGAGGCCTGGGCCGCGTGCCGTCCGACCTGCCCTGGGCGGTGGCCGCGACGGTGTGCTGCACGCTGGGCACCGCCGTGCACACGCTGCGCACGCGGGCGAAGGTGAAGGCCGGTGAGACGGTGCTGATCACCGGCGCCAGCGGCGGCGTGGGCCTGGCGGCCGTGCAGCTGGCGAAGGTGGACGGGGCGCGCGTCATCGCCATCACGTCCGGCGAAGCGAAGGTCGCGGCCCTCAAGGAGGCCGGCGCGGACGAGGTGATTGTCTCGCGCGGCCTGGACTTCGGGTCGGAGGCGCGCAAGCGCACGCAGGGCCAGGGTGTGGACGTGGCGGTGGAAATTGTCGGCAGCGCCACGTTCGACCAGACGCTCAAGGCCATGGCACCCGGCGGACGCGTGGTGGTGGTGGGCAACCTGGAGTCGGGGGTGGTGAACCTCAACCCGGGCCTGGTCATCGTGAAGGAGCTGGAGATCCTGGGCGCGTACGCGACGACGCGCGAGGAGCTGGACGAGTCGCTGCGGCTGACGGCCAAGGGCCTCATCCGCCCCTTCGTGTCGGAAGAGGTGGCGCTGGCGGATGCGAGCCGCGCGCACTTCCGCCTGGAGAACCGGGAAGTGGCGGGCCGGCTGGTGCTGGTGCCCCCCGCGGCGTGA